One region of Chlorobiota bacterium genomic DNA includes:
- a CDS encoding TolC family protein, translated as MNRFLRWKGGMIATATAIALLAMPAVASAQPLDSLIAIALRVHPRVRAAQHAIAVADHRARSASAWDPPSIGMEFRDLVIDNPTPWNNGETMLMAEQMIPLFGQNRAMANAMAAERPVAEASLAGLRRKLRLQVRQEYLAIWLADRKVELNAEEQRLTELVHRTATIGFQAGKTPGSDLLRIESELARLANQATTIAAERAESVGQLNAILALPSGSPIQISPELPPVSAPPFDAARKAIAGHPELRRMEAMAQMSNLQSQAATAMGRPMLMLRGGVGYMPEGHPLREANAGEHGVTGAGEPMNWGLTLGAMVTIPATGWSRDRAEGEALAWQAEAEKNLEEGKGMELEMEGMLRAAYSQLSRAEATIGYLRQTQTPLLERTLQALRNEYSANRAPLPSLLDGMKMLIMARMDLLMAQMEQGMAAAMIEELIAND; from the coding sequence ATGAACCGTTTTCTCCGGTGGAAAGGTGGGATGATTGCCACAGCCACAGCCATTGCCTTGCTTGCAATGCCTGCGGTGGCTTCGGCGCAGCCGCTTGATTCCCTTATCGCTATCGCGCTCCGTGTGCACCCCAGGGTGCGGGCGGCGCAGCACGCAATCGCCGTTGCGGACCACCGCGCACGCTCCGCTTCGGCATGGGATCCGCCCAGCATCGGGATGGAGTTCCGCGACCTTGTTATTGACAACCCAACCCCCTGGAACAACGGCGAAACAATGCTGATGGCCGAGCAGATGATCCCCTTGTTTGGGCAGAATCGCGCAATGGCCAACGCAATGGCCGCCGAACGCCCCGTTGCCGAGGCATCGCTTGCGGGGCTGCGGCGGAAGCTCCGGTTGCAGGTCCGGCAGGAGTATCTGGCAATCTGGCTGGCCGACCGGAAGGTAGAGCTGAACGCCGAAGAACAACGGCTGACGGAGCTGGTCCACCGCACCGCCACCATCGGATTTCAGGCCGGGAAAACGCCGGGGTCGGACCTGCTTCGGATTGAATCGGAGCTTGCGCGGCTGGCGAACCAAGCCACCACCATCGCTGCCGAACGTGCCGAATCGGTCGGGCAGCTGAACGCGATTCTTGCCCTCCCCTCCGGCTCGCCAATCCAGATTTCACCGGAGCTTCCCCCCGTTTCCGCCCCGCCGTTCGACGCTGCGCGCAAGGCCATTGCCGGCCACCCTGAGCTTCGCCGGATGGAAGCAATGGCCCAGATGTCGAACCTGCAATCCCAGGCCGCAACCGCTATGGGCCGCCCGATGCTGATGCTGCGCGGCGGCGTTGGATATATGCCGGAAGGCCATCCCCTGCGCGAGGCAAACGCCGGCGAGCATGGCGTTACCGGCGCGGGCGAGCCGATGAACTGGGGCCTGACGCTTGGCGCAATGGTGACGATCCCCGCAACCGGCTGGAGCCGCGACCGCGCCGAAGGTGAAGCACTGGCCTGGCAGGCCGAAGCCGAAAAAAATCTGGAGGAAGGAAAAGGGATGGAGTTGGAGATGGAGGGGATGCTCCGCGCGGCCTACTCGCAGCTTTCCCGCGCCGAAGCCACCATTGGCTACCTGCGCCAAACCCAAACCCCACTTCTTGAGCGAACGCTGCAAGCCCTGCGGAACGAGTACTCCGCCAACCGCGCCCCGCTCCCTTCCCTTCTGGATGGCATGAAGATGCTCATCATGGCCCGCATGGACCTGCTGATGGCGCAAATGGAGCAAGGCATGGCCGCAGCAATGATTGAAGAACTGATAGCCAACGACTGA
- a CDS encoding efflux RND transporter periplasmic adaptor subunit has protein sequence MNSTSTQPTFRRRALIAAIGLAILAGGGFALWHFQPWKSGGEANAAQGGNAATKYICPMHPQVVRPGPDICPICHMDLVPEGSGQTHDESHNGPHSSHDTGHASMIHLTERGRVLAQVSTVAVESRAVGRGIQVPAVVEVNESTQRAVAARVAGRIERLYATQTWQAIRKGQPLLELFSRELIAAQQEYLLAHESATSNALDFRAVGGDSNGRNRADKVVAAARTRLLQFGMTSTQIAALEERGTVAETITIYAPISGMVARRAVVEGAYVNEGTLLLELVDLSSVWVKANVFEADLPRIRAGMEMGLSGPAIGNQRLTGRVDFIYPTIDPASRTAQVRGVFGNGGGMLKPGMYLTANLAPDPVRSLAVPVGAVVRTGGMDMVYVEVEKNMFQARKVTIGASDGAWYAITGGDLRAGENVAAEGGFLLDSEARLNAGTSSGHEGH, from the coding sequence ATGAACTCAACTTCAACACAACCAACATTCCGCCGCCGGGCACTGATTGCCGCGATTGGCCTTGCGATTCTTGCCGGGGGCGGGTTTGCCTTGTGGCATTTCCAGCCGTGGAAATCGGGGGGGGAAGCGAACGCCGCACAGGGGGGGAACGCCGCCACCAAATATATCTGCCCGATGCACCCACAAGTGGTGCGCCCGGGTCCCGACATCTGCCCAATCTGCCACATGGACCTTGTGCCGGAAGGGAGCGGCCAAACCCACGACGAGTCCCACAATGGTCCCCACAGCAGCCACGACACCGGCCACGCCAGCATGATCCACCTGACCGAGCGTGGGCGAGTGTTGGCGCAGGTAAGCACCGTCGCGGTGGAGTCGCGGGCGGTGGGAAGGGGGATTCAGGTTCCGGCGGTTGTGGAGGTCAACGAATCCACACAGCGGGCCGTTGCCGCGCGCGTTGCAGGGCGGATTGAACGCTTGTACGCCACGCAGACATGGCAAGCAATCCGCAAAGGCCAGCCGTTGCTGGAGTTGTTCAGCCGCGAGCTGATTGCCGCCCAGCAGGAGTATCTGCTGGCGCACGAATCGGCCACCAGCAACGCGCTTGATTTCCGCGCCGTGGGCGGGGATAGCAACGGAAGAAATCGTGCCGACAAGGTTGTTGCTGCGGCGCGGACGCGGCTGCTGCAGTTTGGGATGACCAGCACGCAAATCGCCGCGCTGGAGGAACGCGGAACCGTTGCGGAAACCATCACCATCTACGCCCCAATCAGCGGCATGGTGGCACGCCGCGCAGTGGTGGAAGGGGCCTACGTGAACGAAGGAACCTTGCTGTTGGAGTTGGTGGACTTGTCCAGCGTGTGGGTGAAGGCGAACGTCTTCGAGGCGGACCTGCCGCGGATTCGTGCGGGGATGGAGATGGGGCTTAGCGGCCCGGCAATTGGCAACCAGCGGCTGACGGGGCGGGTGGATTTCATCTATCCCACCATTGACCCGGCCTCCCGCACGGCGCAAGTCCGCGGGGTGTTTGGCAACGGCGGGGGGATGCTGAAACCTGGGATGTACCTAACCGCCAACCTTGCTCCCGATCCCGTCCGCTCCCTTGCCGTTCCCGTTGGCGCGGTGGTCCGGACTGGGGGGATGGACATGGTGTATGTGGAGGTGGAGAAGAATATGTTCCAAGCCCGGAAAGTCACCATTGGCGCAAGCGATGGGGCGTGGTACGCAATCACCGGAGGCGACCTGCGGGCCGGCGAAAACGTTGCCGCCGAAGGGGGTTTCCTGCTTGACAGCGAAGCCCGCCTAAACGCAGGAACCAGCAGCGGGCATGAAGGGCATTAA
- a CDS encoding type II toxin-antitoxin system VapC family toxin encodes MSNYLIDTHTFIWMLNGNQELIGASAIAALLDSESVLLLSQASIWEMAIKLSTGKLRFAVPLHVLIETQTAALGVSVLPISTSALCALESLPLHHRDPFDRLLAIQALHHQLIFLSRDTVFDSYGVQRQW; translated from the coding sequence ATGAGCAACTACCTTATTGATACGCACACCTTTATCTGGATGCTCAATGGAAATCAGGAATTGATAGGAGCGAGCGCAATCGCCGCTCTTCTTGATTCGGAATCCGTTCTTCTGCTCAGCCAAGCCAGTATCTGGGAAATGGCGATCAAACTCTCAACAGGTAAGCTGCGATTTGCAGTCCCATTGCATGTCCTCATCGAAACCCAGACTGCTGCGTTAGGTGTGTCCGTCCTTCCAATTTCTACAAGTGCTCTTTGTGCCCTTGAATCGCTACCTCTCCATCACCGTGATCCATTTGATCGCCTCCTTGCGATTCAAGCATTGCATCACCAACTTATTTTTTTAAGTCGCGACACTGTCTTCGATTCCTATGGGGTACAACGCCAATGGTGA
- a CDS encoding type II toxin-antitoxin system prevent-host-death family antitoxin, with protein sequence MMNITVSDAQADLRRLIALALQGEQIIIADDGNRRVLLQPMPTETEPRRLGTGKGLLLYMADDFDDTPDEFQGDIE encoded by the coding sequence ATGATGAACATTACTGTCAGCGATGCCCAAGCTGATCTTCGGCGGCTTATCGCATTGGCGTTGCAGGGGGAGCAAATCATCATTGCTGATGATGGAAACCGGCGTGTGCTGCTTCAGCCAATGCCAACCGAAACGGAACCTCGCCGTTTAGGAACCGGCAAAGGCCTGCTCCTGTATATGGCTGATGATTTTGATGATACCCCTGATGAATTTCAAGGGGATATTGAATGA